A portion of the Paenibacillus marchantiae genome contains these proteins:
- a CDS encoding RidA family protein: MKKPISTDQAPGAIGPYSQAVEAGGFIYTSGQLGLNPQTGEFGADVQEQTRLSLSNVKAILEAAGISMDKVVKTTVFLIDMNDFVPVNEVYSTFFEQPYPARSAVEVARLPKDALVEIEVIALK, translated from the coding sequence ATGAAAAAACCAATCTCTACCGATCAGGCGCCAGGTGCCATTGGTCCATACAGCCAGGCTGTTGAAGCAGGCGGTTTCATCTATACTTCCGGTCAGCTTGGCCTGAACCCGCAAACAGGAGAATTCGGAGCCGATGTACAGGAGCAGACTCGTTTGTCCCTGAGCAACGTGAAGGCCATTCTTGAAGCAGCAGGCATAAGTATGGACAAAGTTGTGAAAACGACTGTTTTCCTGATAGACATGAATGATTTTGTTCCGGTAAACGAAGTGTACAGCACGTTCTTCGAACAGCCTTATCCGGCACGCAGCGCAGTTGAAGTTGCTCGTCTGCCGAAGGATGCTCTTGTGGAGATTGAGGTCATTGCCCTCAAATAG
- a CDS encoding oxidoreductase has protein sequence MENHERQALVIGATGLVGGLLVRSLLQNPAYGWIRVLVRRPLEMEHPKLEQHVVDWEQLEEQKDLFRDVDDLYCCLGTTIKKAGSQENFRQVDFHYPVKAAKLAKEYGVSQMLVISSMGADAGSRVFYSRTKGEMEEALTDIGFRSLHIFRPSLILGDRKEKRLGEQLAAHAMTFLDRWMKGRVDKYRAIQASTIARAMMNIALVQTNGNHVYSNDVIHVLGLDES, from the coding sequence TTGGAAAATCACGAACGGCAAGCTCTTGTGATTGGAGCCACCGGGCTTGTGGGTGGACTACTGGTACGCAGCTTGCTTCAGAATCCGGCTTATGGCTGGATTCGTGTATTGGTCAGACGACCGCTTGAAATGGAACATCCAAAGCTGGAGCAGCATGTCGTGGATTGGGAACAACTTGAAGAGCAGAAAGATCTATTTCGCGATGTTGATGACTTGTACTGTTGCTTGGGTACAACGATTAAAAAAGCCGGCAGTCAGGAAAACTTCCGCCAAGTGGATTTTCACTACCCCGTAAAAGCCGCCAAACTGGCCAAGGAGTACGGTGTATCCCAGATGCTCGTCATCTCTTCCATGGGAGCCGATGCCGGGTCTCGTGTGTTTTATAGTCGGACCAAGGGAGAGATGGAAGAGGCATTAACGGATATCGGTTTCCGTTCACTGCACATATTCCGTCCGTCGTTAATTCTTGGAGATCGCAAAGAAAAACGGTTGGGTGAGCAGTTGGCAGCTCATGCCATGACGTTTCTGGATCGCTGGATGAAAGGCAGAGTGGATAAATACCGGGCAATCCAGGCTTCAACCATAGCTCGCGCCATGATGAACATTGCGCTTGTTCAAACCAATGGAAACCACGTGTATTCCAATGATGTTATTCATGTGCTTGGTTTGGATGAGTCCTGA
- a CDS encoding MTH1187 family thiamine-binding protein — protein MAIAEVTVIPIGTGTTSLSSYVADMQKVLENQRGITYQLTSMSTIIEGPLNEVFTAIAALHEAPFLSGAQRVSTSVKIDDRRDKPDASSVQKLQSVQEKLSSRQARPN, from the coding sequence ATGGCAATAGCAGAAGTGACCGTAATTCCAATTGGCACCGGGACGACCAGCTTGAGCAGTTATGTGGCGGATATGCAGAAAGTATTGGAAAACCAGCGGGGCATTACATATCAGTTGACTTCCATGAGTACCATTATCGAAGGCCCGCTCAATGAAGTATTTACAGCAATTGCGGCTCTGCATGAAGCTCCGTTTCTATCGGGAGCTCAGCGTGTCTCCACATCCGTCAAGATCGACGATCGTCGTGACAAACCGGATGCCTCCAGTGTACAGAAGCTGCAATCTGTTCAAGAGAAACTTTCATCCCGTCAGGCACGGCCGAACTGA
- a CDS encoding sporulation protein YjcZ: MSEVLGGAGYGGWTSTGAILVLFILLVIITKSFWV; this comes from the coding sequence ATGAGCGAAGTACTTGGAGGCGCAGGATACGGCGGCTGGACATCAACTGGTGCCATCTTGGTTCTGTTCATTCTTCTCGTTATCATCACTAAATCTTTCTGGGTATAA
- a CDS encoding phosphatase PAP2 family protein — MHVLKSKSYWLSLSLMLSLAVMGMFYDILNSPERGFSVLNSPLDRIIPYVPSMSIPYLGWYPFVFGVLAYLCAKDRLTYYRVLLSMNICVWICYLIYFNFQTMVPRPELTGTGLGASLLGWLYGQDRPYNCFPSIHALHSYLVMRAVLSVQSIRKHVKVLVAAGAALIILSTLMIKQHVIYDALGAVVLGECVFTIITGLSLLRRRRKESKWTEGIS, encoded by the coding sequence GTGCACGTATTAAAAAGCAAATCCTACTGGCTGTCGTTAAGCTTGATGCTTTCCTTGGCTGTCATGGGGATGTTCTATGATATTCTCAATAGTCCGGAGCGCGGGTTCTCTGTTCTTAATTCCCCGTTGGACCGGATCATCCCTTATGTACCTTCCATGTCCATACCCTATCTGGGTTGGTATCCGTTTGTCTTCGGCGTCTTGGCTTATTTATGTGCCAAAGATCGGCTCACTTATTATCGCGTCCTGTTATCCATGAACATCTGTGTCTGGATCTGTTACCTGATCTATTTTAATTTTCAGACTATGGTACCGCGTCCCGAGTTAACAGGTACAGGTCTAGGCGCATCTCTCCTTGGATGGCTCTACGGCCAGGACCGTCCATATAATTGTTTTCCAAGTATTCATGCCCTTCATTCTTATCTGGTTATGCGTGCTGTTCTCTCCGTTCAGAGTATTCGCAAACATGTTAAGGTGTTAGTTGCTGCTGGTGCAGCACTGATTATATTGTCCACCTTAATGATTAAACAACATGTAATCTATGACGCCCTGGGTGCGGTCGTACTCGGCGAATGCGTTTTTACAATTATCACTGGGCTCTCGCTGCTCCGTCGTCGCAGAAAAGAATCGAAGTGGACTGAGGGGATCAGCTGA
- a CDS encoding tryptophan-rich sensory protein: MSRNNPYKWLNAIGFIAVIVVNYLSNALPIGGRTNKEVSDMYPVLLTPSGYAFSIWGLIYLLLAGFVIYQFVPSSWKRDSITRLGYWFLASCAFNVAWIFAFQNLKIGLALVVIVLLLLSLIMLYVKTRAITLPTTAEIWLVKLPFSIYLGWVSVATIINAAVLLYKIGWDGFGLSEPTWTIIMLIVGLVLAVLVSFPYRDSVYPLVFTWAYIAIALKQKDVTSVYYTAIIIAIVLAIYAVWLFFARNQDRD, from the coding sequence ATGTCACGTAACAATCCGTACAAGTGGTTAAACGCGATTGGATTCATCGCTGTTATCGTAGTAAATTATCTTTCCAACGCGCTGCCTATCGGAGGTAGAACCAACAAGGAAGTATCGGATATGTACCCTGTATTGCTCACCCCTTCGGGCTATGCATTCTCTATATGGGGGCTGATCTATCTGCTGCTCGCTGGCTTTGTCATCTATCAGTTCGTTCCCTCTTCTTGGAAAAGAGACTCCATTACCCGCCTCGGTTACTGGTTTCTAGCAAGCTGTGCCTTTAATGTAGCGTGGATCTTTGCTTTTCAAAATCTCAAAATCGGTCTCGCCTTAGTCGTCATCGTTCTGCTTCTGTTGTCCCTGATCATGCTATATGTAAAAACGCGTGCAATCACCCTCCCCACAACTGCCGAAATCTGGCTCGTGAAGCTGCCGTTCAGCATATATCTTGGATGGGTTAGCGTGGCAACCATTATCAATGCGGCTGTATTATTATATAAAATCGGCTGGGATGGCTTCGGACTCAGCGAACCTACCTGGACCATCATCATGTTAATTGTAGGCCTTGTGCTGGCTGTACTGGTGAGCTTCCCTTACCGGGATAGCGTATACCCACTTGTCTTTACATGGGCATACATTGCCATCGCACTCAAACAAAAAGACGTTACCTCCGTATATTATACGGCAATTATCATTGCGATCGTACTAGCCATTTATGCGGTATGGCTATTCTTCGCCCGTAACCAGGATCGGGATTAA
- a CDS encoding anti-sigma factor domain-containing protein, whose protein sequence is MIERHEEWSDLAPVYVLGGLEAEEVAAFEAHLAQCESCRQEVRELQEVTGFLPLAAEPVAPPPGMRARVLSNVLGHAQESAGTKPAAAPAKPEAPAVLQADLAPQHEAAQPGQGLPPETAVPAARAEEAAQAQPWQPQGRARARSSRAWRIASVALAAAALVLGIYAGQLQGQVDSLKQQAAGSSTVQEQLAQAQAQNAQLQEQLASSLQPAQGMQTGEAVKLSPATQDIVAQGLATIVIDNKGTHLVVQAENLPTLEGNEAFQVWLIKGDTPQNAGTFLSHNGTGAVYYTLDSANDYDTVAITLEPDAMGDEPRGTMILAAKIKG, encoded by the coding sequence ATGATAGAACGACATGAGGAATGGTCTGATCTGGCACCGGTGTATGTGCTGGGAGGACTCGAAGCGGAGGAAGTGGCAGCATTTGAAGCACATTTGGCCCAATGTGAGTCTTGTCGCCAGGAGGTGAGGGAATTGCAGGAAGTAACAGGCTTCCTGCCACTCGCGGCGGAACCTGTTGCACCGCCGCCTGGCATGCGAGCACGTGTGCTGAGCAACGTGCTTGGACACGCGCAGGAGAGCGCCGGAACGAAGCCGGCGGCTGCTCCTGCGAAGCCTGAAGCACCCGCGGTGCTTCAGGCGGATCTTGCGCCGCAGCATGAAGCGGCGCAGCCCGGGCAAGGCTTGCCGCCGGAGACGGCGGTGCCTGCAGCCCGGGCAGAAGAAGCTGCACAGGCACAGCCATGGCAGCCTCAAGGGCGCGCGCGTGCGCGCAGCAGTCGCGCCTGGCGCATAGCAAGCGTAGCCCTCGCGGCAGCGGCGCTCGTGCTCGGCATCTACGCCGGGCAGCTGCAAGGCCAGGTCGATTCGCTGAAGCAGCAAGCTGCGGGCTCATCGACAGTGCAAGAGCAGCTTGCTCAGGCGCAGGCACAGAATGCGCAGCTGCAAGAGCAGCTTGCTTCATCCCTGCAACCTGCACAGGGAATGCAGACAGGCGAAGCCGTCAAGCTTAGTCCTGCGACACAGGACATTGTGGCCCAAGGATTGGCTACCATCGTTATTGACAACAAAGGCACTCACCTGGTCGTACAGGCGGAGAACTTGCCTACTCTGGAAGGGAATGAGGCGTTCCAAGTTTGGCTGATCAAGGGCGATACACCTCAGAATGCGGGGACCTTCCTGAGCCATAATGGAACGGGAGCGGTATATTATACGTTAGACTCTGCCAACGACTACGACACGGTCGCGATCACACTTGAACCGGATGCGATGGGTGATGAGCCGCGTGGTACAATGATTCTCGCTGCCAAGATTAAAGGATAA
- a CDS encoding HD-GYP domain-containing protein translates to MEVYRSFIFRLMRNYIIGSMGAVFVVGTVVMVSTLQIPNIQFVRLIIIVLISLLFMLVAELITLWAQLGPIRQFFAAEHHEKGELTKMYESIHRFPGQTIYRILGPHMLGFSLPAAGLTIWMISTGWLEFPYGYVAVAAACALLIAVMHALIEYFLTVRTVRPLLLEVRRRGKEQHGMEPSLGGRVLVSIQRKFQLSTALIGLFPLFLFFLATSIRLQYMDSEFAKEYILWAVLIVVLGGGFALVGSWLLIRDVRGPVAELTEEMNRIQEGDLGRRTPDLYADEFSALISGFNMMINRLEMRQERNRQLLQSYFSTLAAALDARDKYTAGHSMRVAEYSIMIGKLSGMNEEQADLLYKSALLHDIGKIGIPDEVLLKDGKLTDDEFAIIRTHPVLGEGILLQIEPIDAMADFLPGVRSHHERYDGKGYPDGIAGQEIPLFGRIIAVADAFDAMTSDRPYRNGMSHEKALSILEEGKGTQWDPYFASLFIDEWRRQQHLQKSSERGVS, encoded by the coding sequence GTGGAAGTATACCGTTCATTTATCTTTCGTCTGATGCGAAATTATATTATCGGTTCAATGGGAGCTGTTTTTGTGGTAGGTACAGTCGTTATGGTGTCTACCTTACAAATACCAAACATTCAATTTGTACGACTTATTATCATTGTGTTGATATCACTATTGTTCATGCTTGTTGCAGAACTGATTACGTTATGGGCACAACTTGGCCCCATCCGGCAGTTTTTTGCCGCTGAGCATCATGAAAAGGGCGAATTGACAAAGATGTATGAGAGCATTCACCGTTTTCCGGGACAAACGATCTATCGTATTTTGGGTCCCCATATGCTTGGGTTTTCCCTGCCTGCTGCCGGATTGACGATATGGATGATTTCTACAGGATGGCTGGAATTTCCGTATGGATATGTCGCAGTTGCAGCGGCGTGTGCCTTATTGATCGCCGTGATGCATGCCTTAATTGAATATTTTCTGACGGTTCGGACCGTGAGACCGCTGCTGCTGGAAGTTCGCCGCAGAGGCAAAGAACAGCATGGCATGGAGCCATCTCTCGGAGGACGTGTCCTGGTGTCCATTCAGCGTAAATTTCAGCTGAGTACGGCGTTGATCGGTTTATTTCCATTATTTCTGTTCTTCCTGGCTACATCAATCCGTCTTCAGTATATGGATAGCGAGTTTGCGAAAGAGTATATTCTGTGGGCAGTTCTTATCGTTGTGCTGGGCGGGGGCTTCGCCCTTGTGGGAAGCTGGCTGCTGATTCGGGATGTTCGTGGTCCGGTTGCAGAGCTAACGGAGGAGATGAACCGAATTCAAGAGGGAGACCTGGGCAGAAGAACCCCTGATCTGTACGCGGATGAATTTTCTGCGCTCATCTCCGGATTCAATATGATGATTAATCGGCTTGAGATGAGACAAGAACGTAATCGGCAGTTGCTGCAAAGTTATTTTTCCACCTTGGCGGCTGCATTGGACGCACGGGACAAATATACGGCAGGCCATTCCATGCGGGTGGCAGAGTACTCCATTATGATTGGCAAGCTGAGTGGCATGAATGAGGAACAAGCAGATCTATTATACAAATCAGCATTGCTTCATGATATTGGGAAAATCGGCATACCCGACGAAGTGTTATTGAAAGATGGGAAACTCACTGATGACGAATTCGCCATCATTCGCACACATCCCGTTCTTGGAGAGGGCATTTTGTTACAGATTGAACCGATTGATGCCATGGCAGATTTCCTGCCGGGTGTAAGGTCTCATCATGAAAGATATGATGGCAAAGGATATCCTGATGGCATAGCAGGCCAAGAGATTCCGCTGTTTGGCCGTATCATTGCCGTGGCTGATGCTTTTGATGCCATGACGTCTGATCGTCCATATCGGAATGGGATGAGCCATGAGAAAGCGCTATCTATTTTGGAAGAAGGAAAAGGGACCCAGTGGGATCCCTATTTTGCAAGTTTGTTTATTGATGAGTGGAGGCGGCAACAGCATCTCCAGAAATCGTCGGAGCGAGGGGTCAGCTGA
- a CDS encoding MFS transporter, producing MLGGPFLTGFLLYLGAGSRHIGFVLAITTFVNIAQIGAAYWMQRIRSRKRMLILFVGVHRILWSSTGLIPFLFPKEWWVGIYIGVYTVAFIANTIGGMIWTSLIGDIVPAKVRGRYFGIRNTILNALGSVCLFAGGIVLDRFPGEMGFLILFIPVWICAIANTVIYCFYPDVPFERSTEKVFWGMFKKPFQDPSFLRAAMFLAAWLLIQTLIVPLFSYVMLDLLNINYQTVSIITVVQTLVMMAGFYIWGNLNARFSNKTLLFWTLPIIALSCLSWGLMSFMPVLIALFLSHIFLGIGVGGFNQLAFNFTIGDTPKSERPMFVAVYSAMTGVTSFLGPLIGGWLYERMETWPDAMNWVSTYGFQVGVGAAMLVLTFTLGRRVLLK from the coding sequence TTGCTGGGAGGCCCATTTTTAACCGGATTTCTGCTGTACCTTGGGGCCGGGTCAAGACATATTGGCTTTGTGCTCGCCATTACGACGTTTGTCAATATCGCCCAGATTGGAGCGGCTTACTGGATGCAGCGCATTCGCAGCCGCAAACGCATGCTTATATTGTTTGTAGGGGTGCATCGCATCCTGTGGAGTTCGACGGGCCTCATCCCGTTCCTGTTTCCCAAGGAGTGGTGGGTAGGCATTTATATTGGTGTGTATACGGTTGCATTCATAGCCAATACGATTGGTGGTATGATCTGGACCTCGTTGATTGGAGATATCGTTCCTGCCAAGGTGAGAGGGCGTTATTTCGGAATTCGAAACACGATTCTGAACGCACTTGGAAGCGTATGCTTATTTGCTGGAGGCATCGTTCTGGACCGTTTCCCTGGGGAAATGGGTTTCTTAATCCTGTTCATTCCGGTGTGGATTTGCGCCATAGCCAATACAGTTATTTATTGCTTTTATCCAGATGTGCCGTTTGAACGTTCAACTGAAAAGGTCTTTTGGGGCATGTTCAAGAAGCCGTTTCAGGATCCTTCCTTTTTGAGGGCTGCAATGTTCCTCGCGGCCTGGTTACTGATCCAGACGTTGATCGTTCCGCTATTTTCCTACGTGATGCTTGACCTGCTTAACATTAATTATCAGACGGTATCTATAATCACCGTGGTGCAGACGCTCGTTATGATGGCCGGATTCTATATCTGGGGCAATCTGAACGCAAGATTCAGCAATAAAACCTTATTATTTTGGACATTACCGATCATCGCACTCTCCTGTCTGTCATGGGGATTGATGTCGTTTATGCCTGTTTTGATAGCGCTTTTTTTGTCTCATATTTTTCTTGGTATTGGTGTGGGTGGATTCAACCAGCTTGCTTTCAACTTCACAATCGGAGATACACCCAAAAGCGAAAGACCGATGTTTGTCGCCGTGTATTCGGCTATGACCGGAGTGACCTCGTTTCTTGGACCGCTGATTGGTGGCTGGTTGTATGAGAGAATGGAAACCTGGCCGGACGCGATGAATTGGGTTTCCACCTATGGCTTCCAAGTAGGTGTTGGTGCAGCAATGCTGGTTCTTACGTTTACGCTTGGACGTCGTGTGCTTCTGAAATAG
- a CDS encoding sensor histidine kinase: MQFSKMFVLNMGMLITIAYLASVFYKYVVIRASSRVKQICSLFVLIFAGWISTVFGFQLNDEVVFDLRFVPLIVAVLTYRQPYSVIIVGVGIGLTRLTFGINDATVAALINMSILGVLCAGLNIWMRRSDYRLIVKGVIVILIVNVVNSVNIAIVGVIPATYFFSHIMPYTLPVGILLSLIFAFILRDFQNEQNRILLIQSTNRLLSVQKEELQKAQIVLEDRAKQLMITSQYKSEFLANMSHELRTPLNSVINFAQMISENGDTLEQEDVVRFATMIEHSGQELLTLINDILDLSKVEAGRLDIVLEDISVAQLTEDAMNHFQLVAEKKGVQLQLDKKPGLPETLWSDPQRVQQILRNLMSNAIKFTHQGKVTLTVSTKQMKKSGVLSQWIVFSVQDTGIGIAEDKHQSIFEAFQQADGSISRKFGGTGLGLSISRDLARLLDGSIELKSAEGKGSTFYLYLPLNREKMS; the protein is encoded by the coding sequence ATGCAATTTTCAAAAATGTTCGTATTAAACATGGGGATGCTCATTACCATTGCTTACCTTGCTAGTGTGTTCTATAAATACGTCGTAATAAGAGCTTCATCACGAGTAAAACAGATATGTTCGTTGTTTGTACTTATTTTTGCAGGCTGGATCAGCACGGTATTTGGATTTCAGCTTAATGATGAAGTTGTCTTCGATCTTCGTTTTGTTCCTTTAATTGTTGCCGTTTTGACGTATAGACAACCCTATAGCGTGATTATCGTGGGTGTTGGGATTGGACTGACCCGGTTAACTTTCGGTATCAATGATGCTACGGTGGCTGCACTGATCAACATGTCAATCTTGGGTGTGCTGTGTGCAGGGTTGAATATATGGATGAGACGCAGTGACTACAGGCTAATTGTTAAAGGTGTCATCGTCATATTGATTGTAAATGTGGTCAATAGTGTGAACATAGCTATCGTCGGCGTTATCCCGGCTACATATTTTTTCTCACATATTATGCCGTATACCCTTCCTGTTGGTATTTTACTTAGTCTTATTTTTGCTTTTATTTTACGAGATTTCCAGAATGAACAGAATCGGATTTTGCTCATCCAGAGCACCAATCGTTTATTGTCTGTGCAAAAGGAAGAATTGCAGAAAGCTCAGATCGTGCTGGAAGACCGTGCCAAGCAGTTGATGATTACTTCGCAGTACAAATCGGAATTTTTGGCGAATATGTCGCATGAACTGCGAACACCGTTGAACAGTGTCATTAACTTTGCCCAGATGATCAGCGAGAACGGTGATACGCTGGAGCAGGAGGATGTCGTACGTTTTGCCACAATGATTGAGCATTCTGGTCAGGAGTTGCTAACGTTAATCAATGACATTCTCGATCTGTCCAAAGTGGAAGCGGGCAGACTGGATATCGTCTTGGAGGATATCAGTGTTGCCCAACTCACGGAAGATGCTATGAATCACTTCCAGTTGGTTGCCGAGAAAAAGGGAGTCCAGCTGCAACTGGACAAGAAGCCAGGACTACCAGAGACCCTCTGGTCTGATCCCCAACGAGTCCAGCAGATTTTGCGTAATCTTATGTCCAACGCCATCAAGTTTACACATCAGGGGAAGGTCACACTGACCGTGAGTACCAAGCAAATGAAAAAGTCAGGCGTTCTAAGTCAATGGATTGTTTTCTCGGTACAAGATACTGGAATTGGCATTGCTGAAGACAAACATCAATCCATTTTTGAAGCATTTCAACAGGCTGACGGGTCTATTAGCCGCAAATTTGGGGGAACAGGACTCGGCCTGTCAATCAGTCGGGATTTGGCAAGATTACTGGACGGATCGATCGAACTTAAAAGCGCTGAGGGCAAGGGAAGTACCTTCTATCTCTATCTCCCGTTGAACCGTGAAAAAATGAGTTGA
- a CDS encoding RNA polymerase sigma factor: MTESIEDSRLMRQIAERDASALELLYDRYERAVYSFAYRIVGDPMTAEETVQELFLRVWNNAERYEASQGKLTTWMFAITRNIAVDMLRRKSKSAATTSVENETLAAYADEHTNTEEEIERKWEGVRIKEALSQLNGDQQQVIESIYYAGLTQQEVSSRFGIPLGTVKSRVRLAMRQLQKLLADAELHPDAGREGIHP, encoded by the coding sequence ATGACTGAATCAATAGAGGACAGCAGGTTAATGCGGCAGATTGCGGAACGAGATGCTTCCGCACTGGAGCTTTTATATGACCGCTACGAGCGGGCGGTGTATTCTTTTGCTTATCGGATCGTTGGTGATCCAATGACAGCAGAAGAGACTGTCCAGGAATTATTCCTGCGGGTTTGGAACAATGCTGAACGATATGAGGCCTCACAGGGGAAGCTGACCACGTGGATGTTCGCCATTACGCGCAACATTGCAGTGGACATGCTGAGGCGAAAATCCAAAAGCGCAGCTACGACCTCAGTGGAGAACGAAACACTGGCGGCATATGCCGATGAACATACAAATACAGAAGAAGAAATAGAGCGCAAATGGGAAGGTGTCCGAATCAAGGAGGCGCTGTCCCAGTTGAATGGTGACCAGCAACAGGTCATTGAATCGATCTATTATGCAGGCTTAACGCAACAGGAGGTATCCAGCAGATTCGGGATTCCGCTGGGTACGGTAAAGAGCCGTGTCAGGCTTGCGATGCGGCAGCTTCAGAAGCTGCTCGCCGATGCTGAATTGCATCCGGACGCGGGAAGGGAGGGCATACATCCATGA